The sequence below is a genomic window from Campylobacter concisus.
TAAAGACCGACGTGCCAGTGGCAACTATGTATGAAATTCACTACTCAAACAAAGAATGCTCGGCTGAAAATAAGCAAAAAGAGCTAAAAAATGTATTTATCGAAAATGTGAGTGCTCTTGATATGGTTGATACTAGAAAAATTTTGATTGTGGCTGAAAATAACAAAATCAGATACCTAAGTGATGCTAAATTTGTCTCTGAGCCAAGTGAAATGGTTTATAAATCGCTTGTAAAAGGGCTTTATTCAAACTGTGCTGCTAAGCCGATATTTTCACCAAATGCAAAAGATCTTAGACTAAAAGTAAGCATTATCTCTCTTCAAATAAGAGGTGACAAGGCCGAAGTTTCGCTAGCTTATGAGTTATTTAATACAAATACTTCGCTAAAATCAGGCATGATCACAAAAGAAATTTTCTGCCCAGATCCAAGCTCAAGTACTATTTTTGATACGATAAATAAGGCTACAAATTTAGCAATCGACACACTTATCTCTGAAATAATCTCTTAAATTTTCTTGGCTGTAAATTTTTAAATTTATAGCCAAAATAGCTTATTTTAAAGACCTTTTGTTATAATGTGAGCTTTAAAATATGGAGAATTGATGAAGAAAATTTTAATAATCGCAGATGGAACTTTCGCAAGAAATTTTTTAAACAGACTACTTGAAACAAAATCAAATTTACATCACTATATCGTTGTTTCAAGTGAGGATTA
It includes:
- a CDS encoding ABC-type transport auxiliary lipoprotein family protein, with amino-acid sequence MRNLIFLAAAFLFFGCSLKTDVPVATMYEIHYSNKECSAENKQKELKNVFIENVSALDMVDTRKILIVAENNKIRYLSDAKFVSEPSEMVYKSLVKGLYSNCAAKPIFSPNAKDLRLKVSIISLQIRGDKAEVSLAYELFNTNTSLKSGMITKEIFCPDPSSSTIFDTINKATNLAIDTLISEIIS